The segment CAATGAAATCACTATCCATTGCCATCTGGCCAAATCGTGGAAATAATGACCGACTCCCACCGCAAATGCCAATGACAAAATCGCTCCTCCTACACTCCCTTCCCAAGATTTTTTGGGTGAGACACGCTCAAATAGTTTTCGTCTCCCAAATTGAATCCCTGCAAAATAGGCTCCTGTATCGCTCGCCCACAAAATAAGGAACAAGCCTATGATGATTTCATAACTGTAGCGACCCAAACTAAATGCAGCCACACTCAACAGCGAAATGGGTAAGGCAACATAAAATATACCGAGAAATGTAAAGGCAATATTGGTAAAAGGCTTTTTCTCATCCTTCTTGTAGAGTTTGATGAAGTAAACTCCAGATGTCAATGGCAAAATGATATAAAACCAATCCAAATCTGCCATGTATCCAGCAGAGGCCAGATAAAACAAAGAGTACACCAAGATACCCATCAGCGTACCATAAGTCCGCAGTGGAATGATGCCATTGGCTTTGATGAGTTTGTAAAACTCCCACTGTGTCATCACACAAGTAAACAGAAACACACCAAAAAAACCCCAACGACTGTAAGCGATCGCAAAGATGACGAAGAATGCTCCGAGTATGCCTGTCACAAGGCGTTTGGCTAAATCAGCGTACTTAATTGAAGTTGATGTCATCTTTTATAATCTTAATTGCTCTGATCACATGATCAGGAGCCACGTGCACTTCAAAATTCCCCAGTTGGTATGCAGTGTCCTTCTTGTTGACCAACACAGGCTGAAGCCCAAAATCTTCTAATACAGCCACTACGATATTGGCGCGGTATTCATTTCTGTCAGAATATACCTTTTGCCAATCACTCATAAGCCAGCCGGTTTTTAAACTGTTTTGCATAAAGCACAAAAAGTCCGATGCCTATAATAGCGAATATGACCACCGTTTCCAAAGGAATCGAATCGGTATTTTCAATATCATAGGATACCCAATTGTTTTGATACAAATATAACATCAGAACCGTCAATCCATTGTTGACAAAATGACCCAGCATAGCATAAATCAAATTCCCAGAAAAGTAGTATAAATACCCAAAAAATGCCCCCAACAACATCCTAGGCACGAATCCAAAAAACTGAATATGAAAAGCACTGAAAAATATAGCTGTCAGCCAAATCGCTACATGAGGGTTTTTGGTGATGAACCAAAGATATTTTTGAATCAACCCTCTGAACAACAGTTCCTCTCCAATAGCTGGAACAATCGCAATCGTCACAAATGCTGCTAAAAAATACATAGGGCTGCTAAAGTCCGTGAGGTACTCCGTCAATACCTTCATCGCTTCTTCTTTGTCACTGGCCCATGTATGAAAAGGCTCTGGAAACTGAATATTCATGTTCCACTCAATCACAACACTGTCTACAATGATCAAGCAGATGGTCAACCCTACCGCAATAAAAACGGATGGTATATTGAGTTCATTGAACTTCAAATCGGAGAAAACAGGGCGACCTTCATTTTTATAGATAAATAACAATGGGATGACAATAAAGCTAACCAAGGAGGGCAAAAACTGCACAAACAGCATGTAATTCTTAAATTCCGGTTGGCCTATTGGATTGGACATGTCTGTCATAAACTGCTCAAACTCTAATCCAGAGATCGCAAAAACAATGGCTAAACTGAAAAATTGAAAGATGAACAGTCCTGCGGCGGCATAAGCCACTACCAACAACAATTGCACAAAAGGACTTTTCCCCACAGGGAGTGATTGAGACATAGGGATAAATTACAAATGGTAAGTAAACTAGCTGATCCATAAGATTCTACAAACAGATGCAAAACTAATCTCACAGATTCGAATTAACTTTGTAGCAAAAATGTTCTGATAATTCGAATAATCAAAAAGTATTATTCCGAGGTTCGGTAGATAACAACAAGAAGTCAAAATGGTCAAAATCGCGGATATAGAGGTAGGAGAGTTTCCATTGTTGCTGGCACCTATGGAGGACGTGAGTGATCCGCCCTTTCGTGCGGTGTGCAAAGAAAATGGTGCTGATTTGATGTACACAGAGTTCATCTCATCGGAGGGACTCATCAGAGATGCAGCCAAGAGTTTGCAAAAACTGGATATATACGAC is part of the Reichenbachiella agarivorans genome and harbors:
- a CDS encoding phosphatidate cytidylyltransferase, whose product is MTSTSIKYADLAKRLVTGILGAFFVIFAIAYSRWGFFGVFLFTCVMTQWEFYKLIKANGIIPLRTYGTLMGILVYSLFYLASAGYMADLDWFYIILPLTSGVYFIKLYKKDEKKPFTNIAFTFLGIFYVALPISLLSVAAFSLGRYSYEIIIGLFLILWASDTGAYFAGIQFGRRKLFERVSPKKSWEGSVGGAILSLAFAVGVGHYFHDLARWQWIVISLIVIVCGTYGDLIESLFKRSMQIKDSGSKLPGHGGFLDRFDGLLLSVPFIVIFLKFCLKY
- a CDS encoding CPBP family intramembrane glutamic endopeptidase — protein: MSQSLPVGKSPFVQLLLVVAYAAAGLFIFQFFSLAIVFAISGLEFEQFMTDMSNPIGQPEFKNYMLFVQFLPSLVSFIVIPLLFIYKNEGRPVFSDLKFNELNIPSVFIAVGLTICLIIVDSVVIEWNMNIQFPEPFHTWASDKEEAMKVLTEYLTDFSSPMYFLAAFVTIAIVPAIGEELLFRGLIQKYLWFITKNPHVAIWLTAIFFSAFHIQFFGFVPRMLLGAFFGYLYYFSGNLIYAMLGHFVNNGLTVLMLYLYQNNWVSYDIENTDSIPLETVVIFAIIGIGLFVLYAKQFKNRLAYE
- a CDS encoding putative signal transducing protein, producing MSDWQKVYSDRNEYRANIVVAVLEDFGLQPVLVNKKDTAYQLGNFEVHVAPDHVIRAIKIIKDDINFN